The genomic region GCCCGCGCCGGCGCCCTGGGTACTGCGCCCCGCCGGCCGGCTGTCAAGGTCGGAGCCCTTCAGCAGGTGGGGATAGGCGATCACGACGACGGCGCTGAAGATCAGCGCAGCGGTCGTCAGGTGCACGGTGCGCGAGATGTCCAACGCGATCGCCGCGGCGCCCATCGACCCGCCGAGGATCGCGCCCGCCGACCACACGGCGTGGAACGAGTTGATGATGGACCGGCCGTAGGCGCGCTGCAGGCGTAAGCCGTGGGCGTTCTGCGCGACGTCTGTCACGGCGTCGGACGCGCCTGCGACGAACAGAGCCGCGGCCAGCATGACGGGTCCGGCGGCCAGACCGGCGACCACGACGAACGCTGCGATGCCGAAGGTCCCGACGACCGCGACCCGTGCCGAGCGGTACCGCCGGATCAGCGCCGCCGCCGTCAGTCCCGCGACCAGCGCCCCCGCGGAGAACGCCGCGATCGCCCCGCCGTACACCGCATTGGACAACTGCAGGTCGGCCTTGATCTCCGGGTAGCGCGGGAGCAGGTTGGCGAACAGGGCACCGTTGCTGCCGAACAGGGCGGCGACCGCGACGCGGGCCCGGCGGTGCTGCGCCATGCGGCCGACCCTACCGAGATCGCTTGTCCGGCTTGGCCGGGGTTAATACGGGCCCCAACGGGTATGAACTCCGGTCGTGGCGAAGCGCGCAGAAGGTACGGACCGGGCAAGATCAACGACATGACTGAGTCCGACGCGTCACTGGCCGAACTGGCGCGCCGCTACGGGGTGGCAACGGAATACG from Mycobacterium sp. IDR2000157661 harbors:
- a CDS encoding MFS transporter codes for the protein MAQHRRARVAVAALFGSNGALFANLLPRYPEIKADLQLSNAVYGGAIAAFSAGALVAGLTAAALIRRYRSARVAVVGTFGIAAFVVVAGLAAGPVMLAAALFVAGASDAVTDVAQNAHGLRLQRAYGRSIINSFHAVWSAGAILGGSMGAAAIALDISRTVHLTTAALIFSAVVVIAYPHLLKGSDLDSRPAGRSTQGAGAGPAVYAALLALVVIAVAGAVVEDAGSSWATLYLRDVLGAPGAVAALGYVGMAGAMVVGRLIGDRLVDRLGERAVVRAGGFITAAGMGAALAFPSILGTIAGFAAAGLGVATLIPAAMHRADQLPGLRPGSGLMVVTWLMRIGFFGAPLIVGVTADATTLRVGLVTVPVAGVVVFALAGVLSVRRWPARS